In the genome of Sciurus carolinensis chromosome 3, mSciCar1.2, whole genome shotgun sequence, one region contains:
- the Slc13a5 gene encoding Na(+)/citrate cotransporter isoform X2, whose translation MASALSYVSKIKSFVILFLTPLLLLPLIILMPAKFVRCAYVILLMAIYWCTDVIPVAVTSLLPVLLFPLLQILDSKQVCVQYMKDTNMLFLGSLIVAVAVERWNLHKRIALRTLLWIGAKPARLMLGFMSVTAFLSMWISNTATTAMMVPIVEAMLQQMEATRIATKTSLEALELVDKGKASELPGNQGIFEGSAMEKQEDQYRKSMCKAMNLCVCYAASIGGTATLTGTGPNVVLLGQMQDFKNSCSCGVEKNKEKAAYKVLREEYQKLGPFSFAETNVMICFLLLIILWFSRDPGFMPGWLSLAWVEGETKYASDATVAIFVAILLFIVPSEKPKFNFCSQTEEERKTPFYPPALLDWKVTQEKVPWGIVLLLGGGFALAKGCEASGLSEWMGKQMEPLQTVSPAAITLILSLLVAVSTECTSNVATTTLFLPIFASMSRSIGLHPLYVMLPCTLSASFAFMLPVATPPNAIVFAYGHLKVSDMMKTGLMMNLIGILCVFLAVNTWGRAIFDLDHFPDWANVTHMKT comes from the exons ATGGCCTCggcactgagctatgtctccaaaATCAAGTCCTTCGTGATCTTGTTCCTCACCCCGCTCCTGCTGCTGCCACTCATCATTCTGATGCCTGCCAAG TTTGTCAGGTGCGCCTATGTCATCCTCCTCATGGCCATTTACTGGTGCACAGATGTCATTCCGGTGGCTGTCACCTCCCTCTTGCCTGTCTTGCTCTTTCCACTCTTGCAGATACTGGACTCTAAGCAG GTCTGTGTCCAGTACATGAAGGATACCAACATGCTGTTTCTGGGAAGCCTCATAGTGGCTGTGGCTGTGGAACGCTGGAACCTGCATAAGAGGATTGCCCTGCGCACCCTGCTCTGGATAGGGGCCAAGCCTGCACG GCTGATGCTGGGCTTTATGAGTGTCACTGCCTTCCTGTCCATGTGGATCAGCAATACAGCCACCACGGCCATGATGGTGCCCATTGTGGAGGCCATGCTGCAGCAGATGGAAGCCACAAGAATAGCTACCAAGACCAGCCTGGAGGCACTGGAGCTGGTGGACAAGGGCAAGGCCAGCGAGTTGCCAG GAAACCAAGGGATTTTTGAAGGATCTGCCATggagaagcaggaagaccagTACAGGAAaagcatgtgcaaggccatgAACCTGTGTGTGTGCTACGCAGCCAGCATTGGGGGCACAGCCACCCTGACCGGGACAGGACCCAATGTGGTGCTTCTGGGCCAGATGCAAGA ttttaaaaactCCTGCAGCTGTGGAGTAGAGAAGAATAAGGAGAAGGCTGCCTACAAGGTGCTGCGAGAGGAGTACCAGAAGCTGGGGCCCTTCTCCTTTGCGGAGACCAATGTAATGATCTGCTTCCTCCTGCTCATCATCCTGTGGTTCTCCCGGGACCCAGGCTTCATGCCCGGATGGCTATCACTTGCCTGGGTGGAGGGTGAGACAAA GTACGCCTCTGATGCTACTGTAGCCATCTTTGTGGCCATCTTGCTTTTCATTGTGCCTTCAGAGAAGCCCAAGTTCAATTTCTGCAGCCAGACGGAGGAAG aaaggaAAACTCCATTTTATCCCCCAGCCCTGCTGGATTGGAAGGTGACCCAAGAGAAGGTGCCATGGGGCATCGTGCTGCTCCTGGGGGGCGGATTTGCTCTGGCAAAAGGATGCGAG GCCTCAGGACTCTCCGAGTGGATGGGAAAGCAGATGGAGCCCTTGCAAACAGTGTCCCCGGCAGCCATCACCTTGATCTTATCCTTGCTTGTTGCTGTGTCCACTGAGTGTACAAGCAACGTGGCCACCACCACCCTATTCCTGCCCATCTTTGCCTCCATG TCTCGTTCCATCGGCCTCCACCCGCTGTACGTCATGCTCCCCTGCACCCTGAGTGCGTCCTTTGCCTTCATGTTGCCTGTGGCCACTCCGCCTAATGCCATCGTGTTTGCCTATGGACACCTCAAGGTTTCTGACATG
- the Slc13a5 gene encoding Na(+)/citrate cotransporter isoform X1, with protein sequence MASALSYVSKIKSFVILFLTPLLLLPLIILMPAKFVRCAYVILLMAIYWCTDVIPVAVTSLLPVLLFPLLQILDSKQVCVQYMKDTNMLFLGSLIVAVAVERWNLHKRIALRTLLWIGAKPARLMLGFMSVTAFLSMWISNTATTAMMVPIVEAMLQQMEATRIATKTSLEALELVDKGKASELPGNQGIFEGSAMEKQEDQYRKSMCKAMNLCVCYAASIGGTATLTGTGPNVVLLGQMQELFPGSKDLLNFASWFGFAFPNMLIMLLLSWLWLQCIYMRFSFKNSCSCGVEKNKEKAAYKVLREEYQKLGPFSFAETNVMICFLLLIILWFSRDPGFMPGWLSLAWVEGETKYASDATVAIFVAILLFIVPSEKPKFNFCSQTEEERKTPFYPPALLDWKVTQEKVPWGIVLLLGGGFALAKGCEASGLSEWMGKQMEPLQTVSPAAITLILSLLVAVSTECTSNVATTTLFLPIFASMSRSIGLHPLYVMLPCTLSASFAFMLPVATPPNAIVFAYGHLKVSDMMKTGLMMNLIGILCVFLAVNTWGRAIFDLDHFPDWANVTHMKT encoded by the exons ATGGCCTCggcactgagctatgtctccaaaATCAAGTCCTTCGTGATCTTGTTCCTCACCCCGCTCCTGCTGCTGCCACTCATCATTCTGATGCCTGCCAAG TTTGTCAGGTGCGCCTATGTCATCCTCCTCATGGCCATTTACTGGTGCACAGATGTCATTCCGGTGGCTGTCACCTCCCTCTTGCCTGTCTTGCTCTTTCCACTCTTGCAGATACTGGACTCTAAGCAG GTCTGTGTCCAGTACATGAAGGATACCAACATGCTGTTTCTGGGAAGCCTCATAGTGGCTGTGGCTGTGGAACGCTGGAACCTGCATAAGAGGATTGCCCTGCGCACCCTGCTCTGGATAGGGGCCAAGCCTGCACG GCTGATGCTGGGCTTTATGAGTGTCACTGCCTTCCTGTCCATGTGGATCAGCAATACAGCCACCACGGCCATGATGGTGCCCATTGTGGAGGCCATGCTGCAGCAGATGGAAGCCACAAGAATAGCTACCAAGACCAGCCTGGAGGCACTGGAGCTGGTGGACAAGGGCAAGGCCAGCGAGTTGCCAG GAAACCAAGGGATTTTTGAAGGATCTGCCATggagaagcaggaagaccagTACAGGAAaagcatgtgcaaggccatgAACCTGTGTGTGTGCTACGCAGCCAGCATTGGGGGCACAGCCACCCTGACCGGGACAGGACCCAATGTGGTGCTTCTGGGCCAGATGCAAGA ATTGTTTCCTGGCAGTAAGGATCTCTTGAACTTTGCCTCTTGGTTTGGATTTGCCTTCCCCAACATGCTGATAATGTTGCTGCTTTCCTGGTTGTGGCTGCAGTGCATTTATATGAGATTCAG ttttaaaaactCCTGCAGCTGTGGAGTAGAGAAGAATAAGGAGAAGGCTGCCTACAAGGTGCTGCGAGAGGAGTACCAGAAGCTGGGGCCCTTCTCCTTTGCGGAGACCAATGTAATGATCTGCTTCCTCCTGCTCATCATCCTGTGGTTCTCCCGGGACCCAGGCTTCATGCCCGGATGGCTATCACTTGCCTGGGTGGAGGGTGAGACAAA GTACGCCTCTGATGCTACTGTAGCCATCTTTGTGGCCATCTTGCTTTTCATTGTGCCTTCAGAGAAGCCCAAGTTCAATTTCTGCAGCCAGACGGAGGAAG aaaggaAAACTCCATTTTATCCCCCAGCCCTGCTGGATTGGAAGGTGACCCAAGAGAAGGTGCCATGGGGCATCGTGCTGCTCCTGGGGGGCGGATTTGCTCTGGCAAAAGGATGCGAG GCCTCAGGACTCTCCGAGTGGATGGGAAAGCAGATGGAGCCCTTGCAAACAGTGTCCCCGGCAGCCATCACCTTGATCTTATCCTTGCTTGTTGCTGTGTCCACTGAGTGTACAAGCAACGTGGCCACCACCACCCTATTCCTGCCCATCTTTGCCTCCATG TCTCGTTCCATCGGCCTCCACCCGCTGTACGTCATGCTCCCCTGCACCCTGAGTGCGTCCTTTGCCTTCATGTTGCCTGTGGCCACTCCGCCTAATGCCATCGTGTTTGCCTATGGACACCTCAAGGTTTCTGACATG